A genomic region of Herbaspirillum sp. DW155 contains the following coding sequences:
- the ndk gene encoding nucleoside-diphosphate kinase, with protein MAIERTLSIIKPDAVAKNVIGQIYSRFENAGLKIVAARMAQLSRAEAEGFYAVHRERPFFKDLVDFMVSGPVMIQVLEGEGAILKNRDLMGATDPKKAEKGTIRADFADSIDANAVHGSDAEETAKGEIAYFFPALNVYSR; from the coding sequence ATGGCAATTGAACGCACCCTGTCGATTATCAAGCCCGATGCCGTCGCCAAGAACGTGATCGGTCAGATCTACAGCCGTTTCGAAAACGCTGGGCTGAAGATCGTCGCTGCCCGCATGGCGCAACTGTCGCGCGCTGAAGCAGAAGGCTTCTACGCCGTGCACCGCGAGCGTCCCTTCTTCAAGGATCTGGTGGACTTCATGGTCTCCGGTCCGGTGATGATCCAGGTGCTGGAAGGCGAAGGCGCCATCCTGAAGAACCGTGACCTGATGGGCGCTACCGATCCGAAGAAGGCTGAAAAGGGCACCATCCGCGCCGACTTCGCCGACTCCATCGACGCCAACGCCGTGCACGGTTCGGACGCCGAAGAAACCGCCAAGGGCGAAATCGCTTATTTCTTCCCGGCACTGAACGTTTATTCGCGTTAA
- a CDS encoding Bax inhibitor-1/YccA family protein, with amino-acid sequence MNQLDTTFGHSTTSLATRNRVLRNTYWLLALSMIPTVLGAWLGVQMHFSLFAASPMIGFVLFLAIAFGFFFAIEKTKNSGWGVAFLLGFTFFMGLMLSRLIEYTLGFSNGAGLIMTAFGGTAIIFCGMATIATVSKRDFSGLGKWLFAGVLVILVASLANIFLHLPALQLTISVVAIAIFSAYILFDVQQVVNGGETNYISATLAIYLDVYNVFANLLSILGILGGNRD; translated from the coding sequence ATGAATCAACTGGACACGACCTTCGGCCACTCAACCACGAGCCTGGCCACCCGCAACCGCGTGCTGCGCAACACCTACTGGCTGCTGGCGCTGTCGATGATCCCGACCGTGCTGGGCGCCTGGCTGGGCGTGCAGATGCATTTCAGCCTCTTCGCCGCCAGCCCGATGATCGGCTTCGTGCTGTTCCTGGCGATCGCCTTCGGCTTCTTCTTCGCCATCGAGAAGACCAAGAACTCCGGCTGGGGCGTAGCTTTCCTGCTGGGATTCACGTTCTTCATGGGGCTGATGCTGTCGCGCCTGATCGAGTACACGCTGGGCTTCTCCAACGGCGCCGGCCTGATCATGACGGCCTTCGGCGGCACGGCCATCATCTTTTGCGGCATGGCCACCATCGCTACCGTGTCCAAGCGCGACTTCTCCGGCCTGGGCAAGTGGCTCTTCGCAGGCGTGCTGGTGATCCTGGTGGCCTCGCTGGCCAACATTTTCCTTCACCTGCCGGCGCTGCAGCTGACCATTTCGGTGGTCGCCATCGCCATCTTCTCGGCCTACATCTTGTTTGACGTGCAACAGGTGGTCAACGGCGGCGAAACCAATTACATCTCTGCCACGCTGGCGATTTACCTGGATGTCTACAATGTGTTCGCCAACCTGCTGTCCATCCTGGGCATCCTGGGCGGCAACCGCGACTGA